From Panicum hallii strain FIL2 chromosome 2, PHallii_v3.1, whole genome shotgun sequence, a single genomic window includes:
- the LOC112883197 gene encoding uncharacterized protein LOC112883197 encodes MRGGVPDTSCRLCCEKAIHRLKASARPSWAVCLPIRSNSAWTVRCGAVRLDDVLMRFSSSDHAVTHPIRSLLFLRSVSCDFSGDLPQLVRRFIVEIPACSFSFSGFSGDLFGDSGVCFLLIHRSGFGFVLRIQVKMLFSPGRFKKFVGEFVDDQKGFVEESGFGHLLHISDFKVPVPLLEWVMSIIIVGVSEFRFEGRSIRFIPSMVSKVLGIPSGNDTIEFASEVDEEVSSVYDDYLNGKDKPAISCAIGICLAEHN; translated from the exons ATGCGGGGAGGTGTCCCGGATACTAGCTGTCGCTTGTGCTGCGAAAAGGCAATCCATCGCCTGAAGGCTTCTGCGCGCCCCTCTTGGGCTGTCTGTTTGCCTATTCGGTCCAATAGCGCCTGGACGGTTCGGTGCGGTGCGGTCCGTTTGGACGACGTGTTAATGCGGTTTTCTTCCTCCGACCACGCAGTTACTCATCCCATTCgctctctcctcttccttcgCTCAGTCAGTTGCGATTTCTCCGGCGATCTTCCTCAGCTAGTTCGACGGTTCATCGTTGAGATTCCGGCCTGCTCTTTCTCATTTAG CGGTTTCTCCGGCGATTTGTTTGGCGACTCGGGTGTTTGCTTTTTGTTGATTCATCGGTCAGGTTTCGGCTTCGTTCTGCGCATTCAG GTTAAGATGCTGTTTTCTCCTGGTCGTTTCAAGAAATTTGTTGGTGAATTTGTTGATGATCAgaaaggttttgttgaagaaaGTGGTTTTGGACACTTGCTTCATATATCGGATTTTAAGGTTCCTGTCCCTTTGTTGGAATGGGTTATGTCTATAATTATTGTTGGTGTGTCTGAATTTCGGTTTGAAGGTAGGTCTATAAGATTCATACCATCAATGGTTTCTAAGGTGTTAGGAATTCCATCTGGGAATGACACTATTGAGTTTGCTTCtgaagttgatgaagaagttAGCTCAGTTTATGATGATTATTTGAATGGGAAGGACAAGCCGGCTATTTCTTGTGCCATTGGTATTTGTTTAGCTGAGCATAACTAG